Within the Bacillus sp. FSL K6-3431 genome, the region GAAAAAAAATGCGATTTTATAAAAGTTGATACTCTAAGTTTTCAGGCACTGGATTTTTATGAAAAGCATAGTTATAAAGTGTTTGGTAGTCTTGACCTCGGCAGGGATTATCATCATTACTATTTGAAAAAGAACTTAGGAATAATAAAAAATTGTTAATATGTGTAAGTTCTATAGAGCATTACTTTTAGCCCTTACCTAAAAAAGTGAACCAAGCTTGATTTTTTAACAGAAGGGAGTCTTGTAATTAATGTCAATCTATTTGAATCTCGTTGTCATACAGTCTAGCAATCCCGTAAAATCAGTTTCCTTTTATGAAAAGCTTGGACTTGTATTTAACCAAGAAAAACATGGAAAAGGGCCTGAGCATTATGCTTGTAAACTTGATAAGCTCATTTTTGAAATATATCCTACATCAAAAGAAGGAACTAGTAATATGATGCGAATTGGATTTACTGTTATACATCTGGATGAAATAATGGAAAGTATTCGTTCAAGCGATGCCTACATTATTACAGAACCAACTATTAGTCCCTGGGGGAAACGTGCAGTTGTCCAAGACCCTGATGGATATAAAGTTGAATT harbors:
- a CDS encoding VOC family protein yields the protein MSIYLNLVVIQSSNPVKSVSFYEKLGLVFNQEKHGKGPEHYACKLDKLIFEIYPTSKEGTSNMMRIGFTVIHLDEIMESIRSSDAYIITEPTISPWGKRAVVQDPDGYKVELIEPLDI